Below is a genomic region from Mytilus trossulus isolate FHL-02 unplaced genomic scaffold, PNRI_Mtr1.1.1.hap1 h1tg000233l__unscaffolded, whole genome shotgun sequence.
ATCTACAGCGCCAGTGGTACAGTTTCCGCGGGAACATTTAGCGGTTTCAGCGCATTTAGTGGTGTTAACTCTGATTACCCGGCTACCCTTCAGTTCCTATGTACAGGCTCACTTACGTTTTCTACAGGGACGTTCGGTGATCTCGGGTATTTTGAGGAGGTTTTTATCAAAGATTGTACTACTTCCTTGATTGCCAGTATGTTTAATAGTCTTGGAACGGCAAACAAAGTATCGATCAGTGGCGGAACACTTTCAACCATTGATGCTGGCACCTTCACAAGCCTCGACATCACACCAATATCCACAACAGCAAGTCCAAGAGGAGAATTGAGCATCAAGAACGTAGTACTAACGCCAGGAACATTTCCCTCGACATTCTTTAATCCACTGACGaatattaaattcatatatttggaGAATCTAGGCCTGACATCTGTTGATGCTGCGTGGTTCAGCAGTAACACAGCCCTCGTATATCTGTCTCTGGCTAACAATCAGATCACAACACTCCCGAGTACTATGTTTGATACAACATTGGCGTTACTGTATATCAATTTACACGGGGCTCCTTTGGATTGTACAGATACTAGTACCACTTGGTATTATGATTACACTGTAGCCAACAACATCACCTTTGACGGAGCAGCTGTCTGTTCCACTCCAGCTGCTGAACAATGTAAGTAATCACTTGGTATTATGACTACGCTGTAGCCAATAACATCATTTTTGACGGAGCAGCTGTCTGGTCCACTCCAGCTGCTGAACAATGTACTAATCACTTGGTATTATGACTACGCTGTAGCCAACAACATCACTTTTGACGGAGCAGCTGTCTGTTCAACTCCAGCTGCTGAACAATGTAAGTAATCACTTGGTATTATGACTACGCTGTAGCCAATAACATCACTTTTGACGGAGCAGCTGTCTGGTCCACTCCAGCTGCTGAACAATGTAAGTAATCACTTGGTATTATGACTACGCTGTAGCCAATAACATCACTTTTGACGGAGCAGCTGTCTGGTCCACTCCAGCTGCTGAACAATGTAAGTAATCACTTGGTATTATGACTACGCTGTAGCCAATAACATCACTTTTGACGGAGCAGCTGTCTGGTCCACTCCAGCTGCTGAACAATGTAAATTATCTCTTGGTATTATGACTATACTGTAGCCAATAACATCACTTTTGATGAAGCAGTTGTT
It encodes:
- the LOC134701206 gene encoding uncharacterized protein LOC134701206, whose translation is MALLLTILMFCIYNSDAATPTGCTGDSSDSSIIHYTCDKTSIGGSISFAGFTDSEPQRLTIYSASGTVSAGTFSGFSAFSGVNSDYPATLQFLCTGSLTFSTGTFGDLGYFEEVFIKDCTTSLIASMFNSLGTANKVSISGGTLSTIDAGTFTSLDITPISTTASPRGELSIKNVVLTPGTFPSTFFNPLTNIKFIYLENLGLTSVDAAWFSSNTALVYLSLANNQITTLPSTMFDTTLALLYINLHGAPLDCTDTSTTWYYDYTVANNITFDGAAVCSTPAAEQYKSLTVWAQAFATSTDACKGEMGIVVGGSCIGLFQLICYCVTFVCLIFGIVALILVIYLRRSTLRAKQDNGSKGNQRQEKRKGGRREKRDSNAWT